One Molothrus aeneus isolate 106 chromosome 6, BPBGC_Maene_1.0, whole genome shotgun sequence genomic window carries:
- the LOC136558186 gene encoding serum amyloid A protein-like, translating to MRLWVCIALLSIVLCVSADRPRIFEKIAEAGKFVRDAAGGARDMFRAYTDMREANYKGADKYFHARGNYDAARRGPGGAWAAKVISDAREGWQSRVSGRGAEDTRLDQEANEWGRRGGDPNRYRPKGLPRRY from the exons ATGAGGCTCTGGGTCTGCATTGCGTTGCTCTCCATTGTTCTGTGTGTGAGTGCTGACAGACCAAGGATATTCGAAAAAATAGCCGAAGCTGGAAAATTTGTCCGGGATGCAGCAGGAG GGGCACGGGATATGTTCAGAGCATACACGGACATGCGTGAGGCGAATTACAAAGGTGCTGACAAGTATTTCCATGCCCGTGGGAATTATGATGCTGCCCGGAGAGGACCTGGTGGTGCTTGGGCAGCGAAAGTGATCAG CGACGCCCgggagggctggcagagccGCGTGAGCGGCAGAGGCGCCGAGGACACCCGGCTGGACCAGGAGGCGAACGAGTGGGGCCGGAGGGGCGGGGACCCGAACCGCTACCGGCCCAAGGGGCTGCCCAGGCGGTACTAG
- the SAAL1 gene encoding protein SAAL1 produces MDRNPSPPCSDAEEEEGDAVGNTVYSKHWLFSVLTRLIEVIAPAEPDPAASPEGGRTELDEEMENDICKVWDMSMDEDVALFLQEFNAPDIFMGVFAKSKCPRLTEICVGILGNMACFQDICMSISKDENLGQVLLQRLCDSDSPTLLETSRLLLTCLSQPEVANVWVERIRENPSVYDCVCFIMSSSTNVELLVKVGEVVDKLFDLDEELMLNWIKSGTCHSVGPSVDDSPEELPDFKIVPCILEAAKQVRSDNPEGLDVYMHILQLLTTVDEGIQAIVQAPDGGKETWSLLYELVCQELCQPDDPPIIVQEQKTVLASILSVLSAMFASQTEQEYTRMRKNMPLIGSLIRILQYMEGCGKRAVENSKESEQEETGRTDVNEEDFHLKILKDICCELLSNMLQELTKENTLEGLHQGHLNEQTCSCAFQNLLPLYSASVESFLEVLREADQTLADNLEKRFPSLKVHT; encoded by the exons ATGGACCGCAATCCGTCGCCGCCGTGCAGCGatgcggaggaggaggagggggacgCGGTGGGCAACACGGTGTACAGCAAGCACTGGCTCTTCAGCGTCCTCACCCGCCTCATCGAG GTCATCGCCCCCGCGGAGCCGGATCCCGCCGCCAGCCCCGAGGGAGGCCGGACGGAGCTGGACGAGGAGATGGAGAATGACATTTGCAAGGTGTGGGACATGTCGATGGACGAG GATGTTGCTTTATTCCTTCAGGAGTTCAATGCCCCTGATATATTCATGGGAGTTTTTGCCAAGTCCAAATGCCCTCGGCTAACT GAAATCTGTGTGGGAATATTAGGGAATATGGCCTGTTTCCAGGACATCTGCATGTCCATTAGCAAAGATGAGAATCTTGG CCAAGTGTTACTGCAACGTTTGTGTGATTCAGACTCCCCCACCCTTCTGGAAACAAGCAG GCTGTTGTTGACTtgcctctcccagcctgagGTGGCCAATGTCTGGGTGGAGAGGATCCGAGAAAACCCCTCTGTGTACGACTGTGTTTGCTTCATCATGTCCAGCTCTACAAATG TTGAATTGCTGGTGAAAGTGGGTGAAGTGGTGGACAAGCTCTTTGACCTGGATGAAGAGCTGATGTTAAACTGGATCAAGAGTGGCACTTGTCACTCTGTGGGACCATCTGTAGATGATTCTCCTGAAGAACTTCCAGACTTTAAGATTGTGCCTTGTATACTTGAAGCAGCCAAGCAAGTCAG ATCAGATAACCCAGAAGGATTGGATGTTTATATGCATatcctgcagctcctgaccACGGTGGATGAGGGAATCCAGGCTATTG TGCAGGCTCCTGATGGAGGAAAAGAGACATGGAGTTTGCTTTATGAGCTCGTTTGCCAGGAGCTTTGCCAGCCAGATGATCCACCCATCATTGTGCAGGAGCAGAAGACTGTGCTGGCCTCTATTTTGTCTGTGCTGTCTGCTATGTTTGCTTCACAGACAGAGCAGGAGTACACCAGGATGAGGAAAA ATATGCCACTGATTGGGAGCTTGATTCGTATTTTACAATACATGGAGGGCTGTGGGAAGAGAGCTGTTGAAAACTCCAAGGAATCTGAGCAAGAGGAGACTGGAAGGACTGATGTAAATGAGGAagatttccatttaaaaattttgaagGATATTTGCTGTGAATTGCTTTCCAATATGCTTCAAGAACTAACCAAG GAGAATACCTTGGAAGGACTGCACCAGGGACACCTGAATGAACAGACATGTTCCTGTGCTTTTCAGAACCTCTTACCTCTGTATTCTGCTTCG GTGGAGAGTTTCCTTGAAGTCCTGCGTGAGGCTGATCAGACCCTTGCTGACAATCTAGAAAAACGTTTCCCAAGCCTGAAGGTTCACACCTAA
- the HPS5 gene encoding BLOC-2 complex member HPS5 → MASVPVIPDSYNHVLAELECLDPLLSALRLDSSRLKCTCIDVSKRWLALGSSGGGLNLIQKDGWKQRLFLTHKEGAISQVACCLHDEDYVAVATSQGLVVVWELNQERRGKPERIYVSSEHKGRKVTALCWDTAALRVFVGDHVGKVSAIKINTSKQGKAAATFVMFPVQIITTVDSRVVQLDYLDGRLLISSLTRTYLCDTEREKFWKIGNKERDGEFGACFFPVGKNSGNQQPLIYCARPGSRMWEVNFDGEVQSTHQFKQLLSSPPLPVVTLRQDPDYTGSSCSPQSLSFSKLLYLTEHCVVTWTERGIYIFLPQSLQVLLWSEVKDIQDIAVHKSELFCLHTNGKVVHLSLLLVDRCIERLMRRGFWTLAARVSCLFQNSIVSCRARKNLPPDKLEHLKSQLDASTQQDLTAQLEELIAKLEPLDSACSSRRSSISSHESFSVLDSGIYRVISRRGSQSDEDSCSLHSQTFSEDERLKEFPAHHEDEQLELENVSHASVVVEADRNETFLPFSIPLSFRSPSPLVSLQAVKESVSSFVRKTTEKIGTLHISPESRGKHEAKDDEQLPELTLNPVASPQEEKESEPQNCQLPEEDHMRDLKAATAEAIAKLQDPLVLLEPQSMRRVLQEWLVHLEEKFSQEHSALSLKKNKTVCAENQRAVVEENLQVAPADRDPVDKEQSGILEDCIAKENTETCASKSMCENGTDVTGPLGCGFQVSPPCTIEPDVLKDLMELTTLCFELRVFSAGSAEAEESSEGSLPPAASGTLACRFMQSYFFLLDLKRVKQCIITTCATSPNIWETYIAGLKEITCHSPVALAIESEDMLKILKLLHDLGPWADSPLLLAHAQRLYEKFGETALRTLIKFHPSILPSDIKQLCRNDPAHFLAYLDSLVKSKPEDKRPFLLRSLLQPESVRLDWLCLAVSHDAPQRANTVDEEGNPRPRSHLFTWGYSQLILLLIKLPADFVMKEKMADICKSHGFWPGYLFLCLELDRRIEAFANIVYLDDLSLLNGEDGSIPETIEEWKFVLHLAQNHSTASQQHSPQNGNAVSNGGPSCPDCITVENVALLLAKAIGPNRALPLLQECGLTLELSERFTGVCEILRIAEKRQRALIQSMLERCDRFLWSQQA, encoded by the exons ATGGCCTCTGTGCCAGTAATTCCAGACTCTTACAACCATGTCTTGGCAGAGTTGGAGTGTTTGGATCCGTTGCTTTCTGCACTCAGGTTGGATTCCAGTCGTCTTAAG TGCACATGTATAGATGTGTCAAAGAGGTGGCTGGCTCTAGGCAGCTCAGGAGGAGGACTGAACCTTATCCAGAAGGATGGTTGGAAGCAAAGACTCTTTCTCACTCACAAG GAAGGTGCCATTTCCCAGGTGGCCTGTTGTTTGCATGATGAAGACTATGTTGCTGTTGCTACCAG CCAAGGCCTTGTAGTAGTCTGGGAGCTGAATCAGGAACGTCGTGGGAAGCCAGAACGGATTTATGTTTCCTCTGAGCATAAGGGCAGAAAagtcacagctctgtgctgggataCAGCTGCCCTTCGAGTTTTTGTAGGAGATCATGTGGGGAAAGTATCAGCCATCAAGATTAACACATCAAAACAAGGGAAG GCTGCAGCTACTTTTGTGATGTTTCCTGTCCAGATTATAACCACTGTAGATTCTCGGGTGGTTCAGCTTGATTATTTGGATGGAAGGCTGCTGATATCTTCACTTACCCGCACTTATTTATGTGATACTGAGAG AGAGAAGTTCTGGAAAATTGGTAATAAAGAGAGAGATGGAGAATTTGGAGCATGTTTCTTCCCTGTTGGAAAAAACAGTGGAAATCAGCAGCCATTAATATACTGTGCTCGACCTGGCTCGAGGATGTGGGAGGTGAACTTTGACGGGGAAGTGCAAAGCACACATCAGTTCAAGCAGCTGCTCTCATCTCCACCTCTTCCTGTTGTTACTCTCAG gcAGGATCCTGATTATactggctccagctgctctccacaaTCTTTATctttctccaagctgctgtATTTGAC TGAGCACTGTGTGGTGACctggacagaaagaggcatttatatttttcttccccaaagcCTTCAAGTCTTACTCTGGAGTGAAGTTAAAG ATATTCAGGATATTGCAGTTCACAAGAGTGAGTTGTTCTGTCTGCATACAAATGGGAAGGTTGTgcacctctccctcctgctggtTGATCGCTGCATAGAGCGTCTGATGAGAAGAGGTTTCTGGACTCTTGCTGCCAGGGTCTCTTGTCTCTTCCAAAATTCAATTGTTTCTTGCAGA GCAAGAAAAAATTTGCCTCCAGACAAGCTGGAGCACTTGAAGTCTCAGCTGGATGCTTCAACCCAGCAAGATCTCACTGCACAACTGGAAGAACTGATTGCAAAGTTGGAACCTCTGGATTCTGCATGCAGCAGTAGAAGGAGCAGTATTTCATCCCAT GAAAGCTTCAGTGTCTTAGACTCTGGAATCTACCGTGTTATCAGTCGAAGGGGCAGTCAGTCAGATGAAGACTCCTGTTCCCTCCACAGTCAAACATTCTCAGAAGATGAGAGACTTAAAGAATTTCCTGCACACCATGAAGATGAACAACTAGAACTTG AGAACGTATCTCATGCATCTGTGGTGGTTGAGGCTGACCGGAATGAGACATTTCTCCCATTCAGTATTCCTTTGTCATTCCGTTCCCCATCTCCTCTCGTCTCTCTCCAAGCTGTCAAAGAAAG TGTTTCCAGCTTTGTACGCAAAACCACGGAAAAGATTGGCACACTTCATATAAGTCCTGAATCTAGAGGGAAGCATGAAGCAAAGGATGATGAGCAGCTGCCAGAACTAACTCTTAATCCAGTAGCATCTccccaggaagaaaaaga GTCAGAACCCCAGAACTGCCAGCTTCCTGAGGAGGACCATATGAGAGATCTCAAGGCTGCAACAGCAGAAGCTAT AGCCAAGCTCCAGGATCCCCTGGTTTTGTTAGAACCTCAGTCTATGAGGAGGGTCTTACAGGAATGGCTTGTCCATCTAGAAGAAAAATTCAGCCAGGAGCATTCTGCTTTGTCTCTTAAGAAAAACAAGACTGTGTGTGCTGAAAATCAGAGGGCAGTTGTGGAGGAAAACCTGCAAGTGGCTCCAGCTGACAGAGACCCAGTAGACAAGGAGCAGAGCGGTATTTTGGAAGActgcattgcaaaggaaaaCACCGAAACCTGTGCGAGCAAATCCATGTGTGAAAATGGTACTGATGTGACTGGGCCTCTGGGCTGTGGCTTTCAGGTGTCTCCTCCATGTACCATTGAACCTGATGTTCTGAAAGATCTCATGGAGCTGACAACTCTGTGCTTTGAGCTGCGTGTCTTTTCTGCTGGGAGTGCTGAGGCTGAGGAGAGCTCTGAGGGAAGTCTGCCACCAGCAGCTTCAGGGACCTTGGCTTGTAGGTTTATGCAAAGCTACTTCTTCCTTTTGGATTTAAAGAGAGTAAAGCAGTGTATTATAACCACGTGTGCCACCAGCCCTAATATATGGGAAACATACATTGCAGGATTGAAAG aaataacttGTCACAGTCCAGTTGCTTTAGCAATTGAAAGTGAAGATATGTTGAAAATACTGAAGCTGCTGCATGACCTGGGGCCATGGGCTGACAGCCCACTGTTGCTGGCACATGCTCAAAG gctttATGAAAAATTTGGGGAAACAGCTCTTCGTACCTTGATCAAGTTCCACCCCTCTATTTTACCTTCTGATATTAAACAGCTTTGCAGGAATGATCCAGCTCACTTTTTAGCATATTTAGATAGTCTGGTGAAATCCAAGCCAGAGGACAAAAG gcCGTTTCTCCTTAGGTCTCTTCTGCAGCCAGAATCTGTACGGTTGGATTGGTTGTGCTTGGCAGTTTCTCATGATGCTCCACAAAGGGCAAACACTGTGGATGAGGAAGGAAATCCCAG GCCAAGATCACATTTGTTTACTTGGGGCTACAGCCAGCTCATTCTGCTCTTGATTAAACTCCCAGCTGATTTTGTTATGAAAGAGAAGATGGCTGACATCTGTAAATCACATGG ATTTTGGCCTGGATATCTTTTTCTCTGTCTGGAGCTGGATAGAAGAATAGAAGCCTTTGCTAATATTGTTTATTTGGATGATTTGAGCCTGTTGAATGGAGAAGATG GTTCCATTCCAGAGACCATAGAAGAATGGAAGTTTGTTCTGCATCttgcacagaatcacagcacagcttcccagcagcacagcccacagAACGGGAACGCTGTCAGCAATGGAGGCCCGAGCTGCCCAGACTGCATCACTGTGGAAAACGTCgctctgctgctggccaaggccatCGGCCCAAATCGAGCCTTGCCTCTCTTGCAGGAGTGTGGCTTGACACTAGAATTGTCTGAGAGGTTTACTGGTGTCTGTGAGATACTGAGAATTGCTGAGAAGAGGCAGAG AGCGCTGATTCAGTCCATGTTGGAAAGGTGTGACCGGTTTTTGTGGTCTCAGCAAGCATAG